One Gemmatimonadaceae bacterium genomic window carries:
- a CDS encoding RNA polymerase sigma factor produces the protein MIEAEREDDAALDRALIERWKAGDERAATSIVERHASALARFAIRLGMREEADELVQDTFIRAFGALESFRSDSSLRTWLFTIERRLVIDRRRASARRSKDVEVEDEHAASGYDALDALVADETSRRMATAIAGLTRMQRDVFTLRVQEGRSYKEIAEVLDTSEGAARVHYHNAMRAVKEFLDD, from the coding sequence ATGATCGAGGCCGAACGGGAAGACGATGCGGCGCTCGACCGCGCGCTCATCGAGCGATGGAAGGCAGGGGATGAGCGGGCCGCCACGAGCATCGTGGAACGGCACGCGTCGGCCTTGGCCCGATTTGCCATTCGGTTGGGGATGCGTGAGGAGGCTGACGAACTCGTACAGGACACGTTCATTCGCGCGTTCGGCGCCTTGGAGTCGTTTCGGTCGGACAGCTCATTGCGAACTTGGCTGTTTACGATCGAGCGCCGGTTGGTGATCGACCGGCGGCGGGCGTCGGCGCGTCGCAGCAAGGATGTCGAGGTGGAGGACGAACACGCGGCGAGTGGCTACGATGCACTGGATGCGCTGGTGGCGGATGAAACATCCCGACGAATGGCCACGGCCATCGCCGGACTTACACGGATGCAGCGTGACGTCTTCACGCTGCGGGTGCAGGAAGGGCGCAGCTACAAGGAGATTGCGGAAGTGCTGGATACCTCCGAAGGAGCGGCGCGGGTGCACTATCACAACGCGATGCGTGCGGTGAAGGAGTTTCTCGATGACTGA
- the rpmA gene encoding 50S ribosomal protein L27 — MAHKKGVGSSRNGRDSNPKYRGIKKYGGEFVTAGNIILRQCGTKWHPGSNVGMGTDYTIYSLVDGVVQFQHKNKRRFKVSVLPVEYVEELVQA, encoded by the coding sequence ATGGCACATAAGAAAGGCGTCGGCTCCTCACGCAACGGCCGCGACTCGAACCCGAAGTACCGCGGTATCAAAAAGTACGGCGGAGAGTTCGTGACGGCGGGAAACATCATTCTCCGTCAGTGCGGTACCAAGTGGCATCCGGGCAGCAACGTCGGGATGGGCACGGATTACACGATCTACTCGCTTGTGGATGGTGTGGTGCAATTCCAGCACAAGAACAAGCGCCGCTTCAAGGTGAGCGTCCTCCCCGTCGAGTACGTCGAGGAGTTGGTGCAGGCCTGA
- a CDS encoding YicC family protein, protein MIRSMTGFGQAEGIVGSARVSVEVRTVNHRFFSPSIKLPGPFARWEADVREAMRARVSRGHVTLTARAERTAAAAAAIDESRLAEVVANLRAIQQRFALDGGVDLATVLRMPDVIASPKDDEESGTAAELVVIVEKALEELGRARAEEGHRLAAILAERLDVLAASLTRIAARAPERLVAQRDRLRAAVRELTEGLAIDEGRLAQEIAILADRLDVSEEMDRFRSHITAFRTALADGAGEAIGKRLGFLLQEMLREANTTGSKGADSIILHEVVTVKEELERIREQVENLE, encoded by the coding sequence ATGATACGATCCATGACCGGCTTCGGGCAGGCCGAGGGCATAGTGGGGTCCGCACGCGTCAGCGTGGAGGTCCGCACGGTGAATCATCGGTTCTTCTCACCCAGCATCAAGTTGCCTGGCCCGTTTGCGCGCTGGGAGGCGGACGTGCGCGAAGCCATGCGCGCTCGGGTCAGTCGCGGACACGTGACACTGACCGCCCGTGCGGAGCGCACTGCGGCCGCCGCGGCGGCGATCGACGAAAGCCGTTTGGCCGAGGTGGTGGCCAATCTGCGCGCCATCCAACAGCGCTTCGCACTCGATGGCGGGGTCGACCTCGCGACCGTTTTGCGAATGCCCGACGTGATCGCGTCGCCCAAGGATGATGAGGAATCAGGAACCGCCGCGGAGCTCGTGGTCATCGTCGAGAAGGCACTCGAGGAACTCGGCCGAGCACGGGCCGAAGAAGGACATCGGCTCGCAGCCATCCTTGCCGAGCGCCTCGATGTGCTGGCGGCCTCTCTGACCCGAATCGCGGCGCGAGCACCCGAGCGACTCGTGGCGCAGCGTGACCGCCTGCGCGCGGCCGTTCGTGAGCTGACAGAGGGTCTGGCCATCGATGAAGGGCGACTCGCCCAGGAAATCGCCATTTTGGCCGACCGGCTCGATGTCAGCGAGGAAATGGATCGCTTCCGCTCGCATATCACGGCATTCCGGACCGCGCTTGCCGATGGGGCCGGTGAGGCCATCGGCAAGCGCCTTGGGTTCCTTTTGCAGGAGATGCTGCGCGAGGCGAATACCACCGGAAGCAAGGGTGCCGATTCGATTATCCTTCACGAGGTCGTGACGGTCAAAGAGGAACTGGAACGGATTCGCGAGCAGGTGGAGAACCTCGAGTGA
- a CDS encoding zf-HC2 domain-containing protein: MTDCGNAEIRDLLPDLAADALSPVETLRVQAHVDACSECAAELALLRIARAIRPLVAPVDVARIVAQLPRVNARTVGTNDGSVISLDAHRVAATPSSRAATWRARGVWRMAAAIGVIIAGGWSIMLVRAGGVTMVGGGRADSMRFANAVERVDTPASPKVPGMVANGTDSIATAVSFGGLSNYSDEELQRVLDRLDKWDGATSTEGVTTTPILPASRGGAE; this comes from the coding sequence ATGACTGACTGCGGAAACGCGGAAATTCGTGACCTGCTACCGGATCTCGCCGCCGACGCCCTGTCGCCGGTGGAGACCTTGCGCGTGCAGGCGCACGTCGATGCCTGCAGCGAATGCGCGGCGGAACTCGCGCTGCTGCGCATCGCTCGCGCGATTCGGCCCCTTGTGGCACCGGTGGACGTGGCCAGGATCGTCGCGCAGCTGCCGCGTGTGAACGCGCGGACAGTCGGTACCAACGATGGCTCCGTGATTTCGCTTGATGCCCACCGAGTGGCCGCCACGCCGTCCTCGCGGGCAGCCACATGGCGGGCGCGCGGCGTATGGCGGATGGCCGCGGCCATTGGTGTCATCATCGCCGGTGGCTGGTCAATCATGCTGGTGCGCGCGGGAGGCGTGACCATGGTCGGCGGTGGTCGGGCGGACAGCATGCGGTTCGCCAATGCGGTCGAGCGTGTCGATACGCCCGCAAGTCCGAAAGTGCCCGGAATGGTCGCGAACGGGACCGATTCGATCGCGACCGCGGTGTCGTTCGGTGGTCTGAGTAACTACTCGGACGAGGAGCTGCAGCGGGTCCTCGATCGACTCGACAAGTGGGATGGCGCGACATCGACCGAAGGGGTCACCACGACCCCCATCCTGCCGGCATCCCGGGGAGGGGCGGAATGA
- a CDS encoding leucyl aminopeptidase: MPLTLHIAQNTPAAVETPLLVIVLPQPPVLNAELDAVDVALGGSISRSIARRDFRGGRDETLLVIGGDRGILRALLVGRGAPPLTRTSARRAAAIGARQAMKLGTGAMHVYAADATDEAIEGLTIGAAAGAWEYADLRTPPPDAERRSPLAAATIMAPDTPGARAAFDAGVALGEGQAIAKRLGQMPANYCVPDTFVEVGREIAARHNMTLTVLGRAELAQERMGAFLAVAQATPEEPRLVALEYRGGASDQQPVVLIGKGICFDTGGISIKPAPEMEWMKFDMSGAGGVMGAMETIGRMKLPINVVGIVGSTTNMLSGTAYKPGDVVRASNGKTIEVVNTDAEGRMVLADLLVFAKRFNPAVAIDAATLTGAIVIGLGHSAVGVFGAERNIVDEVLAAGERAGEPGWPMPLWDDYKEQIKSDVADVRQTGGRAGGSITAALFLKEFVDGYPWVHLDVAGTAYSQTDLGWLPKGPTGTPVGTFVEFVRARAR; encoded by the coding sequence ATGCCACTGACACTCCACATCGCACAGAACACACCCGCAGCCGTGGAGACGCCGCTGCTGGTCATCGTGCTGCCGCAACCACCGGTGTTGAACGCCGAACTCGACGCCGTCGATGTCGCGCTCGGGGGATCGATCTCGCGTTCGATCGCGCGCAGGGACTTCCGCGGTGGACGCGACGAAACGCTACTGGTGATCGGTGGCGATCGGGGCATATTGCGCGCGCTGTTGGTTGGGCGTGGCGCGCCGCCGTTGACGCGAACATCCGCGCGACGCGCCGCCGCCATTGGCGCGCGACAGGCCATGAAGCTCGGCACGGGTGCGATGCATGTCTATGCCGCCGATGCGACCGACGAGGCCATTGAAGGACTGACGATTGGCGCGGCGGCGGGCGCCTGGGAGTATGCGGATCTCCGCACACCACCTCCCGACGCGGAGCGGCGCTCGCCGCTGGCGGCGGCAACCATCATGGCACCCGACACCCCCGGCGCGCGCGCCGCTTTCGACGCGGGAGTTGCCCTTGGTGAAGGTCAGGCGATTGCGAAACGGCTCGGTCAAATGCCGGCCAACTACTGCGTGCCGGACACGTTTGTCGAGGTTGGTCGCGAGATTGCCGCTCGCCACAACATGACCCTTACCGTTCTCGGCCGGGCGGAATTGGCGCAAGAACGCATGGGCGCGTTTCTCGCGGTTGCCCAGGCGACCCCGGAAGAACCGCGACTGGTGGCGCTCGAATACCGCGGCGGCGCGTCGGATCAGCAGCCGGTGGTGCTGATTGGCAAGGGGATTTGCTTCGATACCGGTGGTATCTCGATCAAGCCCGCTCCCGAGATGGAGTGGATGAAGTTCGACATGTCCGGTGCTGGCGGCGTGATGGGCGCCATGGAGACGATCGGACGGATGAAGCTGCCGATCAATGTCGTAGGCATCGTTGGCTCCACGACGAACATGCTGTCCGGCACGGCGTACAAACCGGGTGATGTGGTGCGGGCCTCGAACGGCAAGACGATCGAGGTCGTCAACACCGATGCCGAGGGGCGTATGGTGCTGGCGGATCTGCTGGTGTTTGCCAAACGGTTCAACCCGGCCGTCGCTATCGATGCCGCCACCCTCACCGGCGCGATCGTCATCGGGCTCGGACACAGCGCGGTGGGAGTCTTCGGTGCGGAACGCAATATCGTGGACGAGGTATTGGCTGCAGGCGAACGCGCCGGCGAACCGGGCTGGCCGATGCCGCTGTGGGACGACTACAAAGAGCAGATCAAATCGGACGTCGCCGATGTCCGCCAGACGGGTGGTCGGGCGGGTGGATCGATCACGGCCGCCCTGTTTCTCAAGGAATTCGTGGACGGATATCCGTGGGTGCATCTCGATGTCGCCGGAACGGCCTATTCGCAGACCGATCTCGGCTGGTTGCCGAAAGGCCCGACGGGAACGCCCGTCGGGACGTTCGTCGAATTCGTGCGCGCCCGCGCCCGTTGA
- the rplU gene encoding 50S ribosomal protein L21 → MSYAIIRTGGKQFRAEPGKSLRIPSLLGDAGTAVEFNEVLLGSDGSTVRTGIPTLSGAKVTGEIVKHGLDDKVIVFKFKRRKNYARKQGHRQKFTEVRIKDITLG, encoded by the coding sequence ATGAGCTACGCGATTATCCGCACTGGCGGCAAGCAGTTTCGGGCTGAGCCGGGCAAGTCTCTTCGTATTCCTTCCCTGCTGGGTGACGCTGGGACGGCTGTCGAGTTCAACGAGGTCCTCCTCGGCTCAGATGGCTCGACCGTGCGTACGGGAATCCCGACGCTGTCCGGCGCCAAAGTGACTGGCGAGATCGTCAAGCACGGCCTCGACGACAAGGTCATCGTTTTCAAGTTCAAGCGCCGGAAGAATTACGCCCGCAAGCAGGGCCATCGGCAGAAGTTCACGGAAGTCCGCATCAAGGACATCACCCTCGGCTGA
- a CDS encoding acyl-CoA dehydrogenase produces MDDRLYFSEQHEAVRDMVRTFARDHVAPVAAQHDADSTFPWANVKRMGELGLMGVPWPEDMGGAGFDTLSFMIALEELGKVDASHSLTISAHTTLGTSPIVNFGTKAQIERYVPLLASGSVLGGFGLTEESAGSDAGGTRTTAVKRNGHYVLNGSKRFITHAGVGEIFVVTAVTDPSKGTKGISSFILTKDTCDLDTCRSLGVGHDDTLPSMAGFTSGKKEDKLGWRASDTRELLFDNVEVPAENLLGTEGLGFVNFMRTLDAGRIGIAALSLGIAQGAFDEALKYASVRKQFGAAIATFQGVQFQLSDMATEIEAGRHLMYHAAWLSQNGHPFGKEAAMAKLFCSEMAMRATIKAIQIHGGYGYTKDYPVERFMRDAKICEIGEGTSEIQRLVIGRHLLKGIAGVTTAG; encoded by the coding sequence ATGGACGACCGACTGTATTTTTCTGAACAGCATGAAGCCGTGCGCGATATGGTGCGGACATTTGCCCGCGACCACGTGGCCCCTGTCGCCGCGCAGCACGATGCCGACTCGACATTCCCATGGGCGAATGTGAAGCGGATGGGTGAACTGGGACTGATGGGTGTACCGTGGCCGGAAGACATGGGCGGCGCCGGATTCGACACCCTCAGTTTCATGATCGCTCTCGAGGAGCTGGGCAAGGTCGACGCCTCGCACTCATTGACCATCAGTGCGCATACCACACTGGGCACGTCGCCCATCGTCAACTTCGGCACGAAAGCGCAAATCGAGCGATACGTGCCGCTGCTGGCCAGCGGCTCGGTGCTGGGCGGATTCGGGTTGACCGAGGAAAGCGCGGGCAGCGATGCGGGCGGCACGCGCACCACGGCGGTCAAGAGGAACGGGCACTATGTGTTGAATGGATCCAAGCGATTCATCACGCACGCCGGCGTCGGCGAAATCTTCGTCGTAACCGCGGTGACGGACCCGTCGAAGGGCACGAAGGGTATTTCGTCGTTCATCCTCACCAAGGACACGTGCGATCTCGATACCTGTCGCAGCCTTGGCGTGGGCCATGACGACACGCTGCCGAGCATGGCCGGATTCACGTCGGGCAAGAAGGAAGACAAGCTGGGGTGGCGGGCGTCGGATACGCGCGAGTTGTTGTTTGACAATGTGGAGGTGCCGGCGGAAAATCTGTTGGGAACCGAGGGGCTGGGTTTCGTCAACTTCATGCGGACGCTGGACGCGGGCCGTATCGGCATTGCCGCCCTCTCGCTGGGGATCGCCCAAGGGGCGTTTGACGAGGCGCTCAAGTACGCCTCGGTCCGCAAGCAGTTCGGCGCCGCCATTGCGACGTTCCAGGGCGTGCAATTCCAGCTCTCGGATATGGCCACCGAGATCGAGGCCGGCCGTCATTTGATGTACCACGCCGCCTGGCTGTCACAGAACGGCCACCCGTTCGGCAAGGAGGCGGCGATGGCCAAGTTGTTCTGCTCGGAGATGGCCATGCGGGCCACCATCAAGGCGATCCAGATTCACGGCGGCTACGGCTACACCAAGGATTATCCGGTCGAACGGTTCATGCGTGACGCCAAGATCTGCGAAATCGGCGAAGGGACGAGCGAGATTCAGCGCCTCGTCATTGGCCGACATCTCCTCAAAGGGATTGCTGGAGTGACCACCGCCGGGTAA
- a CDS encoding Rne/Rng family ribonuclease — MKREILVNATPRETRVAIIEDGLLVELLVDRPDARRMVGDVYLGKVEAVLPGIQAAFVNIGTEKSAFLHAADVVVDDAADVSEDDEEEEASEDSGGGGGGRRGRREVRPIQDLLKRGQDILVQITKEPISTKGPRVTAQVSLAGRFLVYMPFASKVGVSRKIDERSERQRLRQMVQEILPDDVGGVIVRTVSEDSTQDTFKRELETLINNWTRIKRKTQFTRAPALVHRETNVTRGLVRDLFSAKVEGVTVDSKQVFNEITEYLTGIAPELVERVKLYEDTVPLFDKAGIEVELRDIFKRRCELPSGGYLIIEPTEALVSIDVNSGRYTGKRDPEKTILKTNTEAAREIARQLRLRDVGGIIVCDFIDMETQSNRDRVLHELRGHLGRDRARTRAFAVSDLGLIEMTRQRVRQSHWQSMTEACPTCTGTGRVFTPEAIVRRTERAVRRMAAEGRKEPVTLRFHPEVALHVLEQEHDFVKRLEKLAGFAIELRDDPLLKPDEIKLVMKGAQRDVTQQYALA, encoded by the coding sequence ATGAAGCGTGAAATCCTGGTGAATGCGACCCCGCGTGAGACGCGAGTCGCAATCATCGAGGACGGCCTGTTGGTGGAACTGCTCGTCGATCGCCCTGACGCGCGCCGCATGGTCGGCGACGTGTATCTGGGAAAGGTCGAGGCCGTGCTGCCGGGTATTCAGGCCGCCTTCGTCAACATCGGTACGGAAAAGTCCGCCTTTCTGCACGCCGCCGACGTCGTCGTCGACGATGCGGCAGACGTCTCGGAAGACGACGAGGAGGAGGAGGCCAGCGAGGACAGCGGCGGCGGCGGTGGTGGCCGTCGCGGCCGTCGCGAGGTCCGTCCCATTCAGGACCTGCTAAAGCGCGGGCAGGACATCCTCGTCCAGATCACCAAAGAGCCCATCAGTACCAAAGGGCCGCGCGTGACGGCGCAGGTGTCGCTCGCCGGGCGATTCCTGGTATACATGCCGTTTGCGTCGAAGGTCGGCGTCAGCCGCAAGATCGACGAACGCAGCGAGCGGCAGCGCCTTCGCCAGATGGTGCAGGAGATCCTGCCCGACGACGTCGGCGGCGTGATTGTGCGCACGGTGTCCGAAGACTCGACGCAGGACACGTTCAAGCGCGAACTCGAGACGCTGATCAACAACTGGACGCGCATCAAGCGGAAGACGCAGTTCACGCGTGCGCCGGCCCTGGTGCATCGTGAGACCAATGTCACCCGCGGCCTCGTGCGCGATCTGTTCAGCGCAAAGGTGGAAGGCGTGACCGTCGATTCGAAGCAGGTGTTCAACGAGATCACCGAGTACCTCACGGGCATCGCACCGGAACTCGTGGAGCGCGTCAAGCTGTACGAAGACACGGTGCCACTGTTCGACAAGGCGGGCATCGAAGTCGAGTTGCGGGACATCTTCAAGCGGCGCTGCGAACTGCCCAGTGGCGGATACCTGATCATCGAGCCTACGGAAGCGCTCGTGTCGATCGACGTCAATTCGGGGCGGTATACCGGCAAGCGCGATCCCGAAAAGACCATTCTCAAAACCAACACCGAGGCGGCACGGGAAATTGCGCGCCAACTCCGGTTGCGCGATGTCGGCGGCATTATCGTCTGCGACTTCATCGACATGGAGACCCAGTCGAATCGCGACCGTGTGCTGCATGAGCTCCGGGGACATCTGGGCCGTGACCGGGCCAGAACGCGGGCCTTTGCGGTCAGTGACCTCGGCCTGATCGAAATGACGCGCCAACGGGTCCGCCAGAGTCATTGGCAGAGCATGACCGAGGCGTGCCCCACCTGCACCGGGACCGGCCGTGTCTTTACACCGGAGGCCATTGTCCGGCGAACGGAACGGGCCGTGCGACGGATGGCGGCCGAGGGGCGCAAGGAACCGGTAACCCTGCGGTTTCACCCGGAGGTGGCGCTCCATGTGCTCGAGCAGGAGCACGACTTCGTGAAGCGGCTTGAGAAGCTGGCCGGCTTTGCCATCGAGTTACGGGACGATCCGTTGCTCAAACCCGACGAGATCAAGCTGGTGATGAAGGGCGCGCAGCGGGACGTGACTCAGCAGTACGCGCTGGCGTAA
- a CDS encoding TonB-dependent receptor plug domain-containing protein, with the protein MLARAIGVLMVGVAVRSLGAQVVPDSTKRTARDSLAVRAAQDSVRAERNRLAQARVDSIARIKAADTIKAPLAHFEVPDNVELSNRLRFSRQQILMSGATNLADLLDNVPGVTSYRTRWMAGIHAVAFNGDFRRIRVFFDGVERDAIEARNGRVLDLSDIPIWNLDEMIVERVAGEVRVWLRGWTVQRTTASTRVDIFTGDLNTNGFRGLFARRFSNGFSLQFIGQQMATQSGRVSAFTTTGTAQGAGDGDGKLLDLRAGWARGRFTIDAQGSATSRNRDPQSAREGFTNLPAYKGTRREGFARFAYGDSARGLWTHAIVGALRTRLEGIAATGTTVDSSASRDTTEARTQQILAVGYRSRLWHVSAVDRVRPVSGTSYHAPALRAGAGTERYAVAVYGEQRPLDSLTQVDLTVRAQPVPWLTVVASQSRRTPDHDTARTALTSTRLEGAVRLRGLWLGGGILRDGATRYDSPVLLGAPTSNVPSVAANGFVASGRGALYKALSIDVQAVHWQQAQYSRPRTSVRTELALVSNWLGHFPKGQFTINTRVIHELRGSVPFYFASGSGLTPRVATNSQVVTGLLEIRIQSATIFYRYQNITGRAYEQIPGITMPPMVQMYGVRWEFWN; encoded by the coding sequence GTGCTCGCGCGGGCGATCGGCGTCCTCATGGTCGGCGTTGCCGTCCGTTCGCTTGGCGCGCAAGTCGTGCCGGACAGTACCAAGCGAACGGCACGCGACAGCCTGGCGGTTCGCGCGGCACAGGATAGCGTGCGCGCCGAGCGCAATCGACTGGCCCAGGCGCGGGTTGACAGCATCGCCCGTATCAAGGCCGCGGACACCATCAAGGCGCCGTTGGCGCACTTCGAAGTTCCGGACAACGTCGAACTCAGCAATCGGTTGCGTTTCTCGCGACAGCAGATCCTCATGTCGGGGGCAACCAACCTGGCGGATCTTCTCGACAACGTGCCGGGTGTCACCTCGTATCGGACGCGTTGGATGGCGGGCATTCACGCCGTCGCATTCAATGGGGATTTCCGGCGCATCCGTGTGTTCTTTGACGGGGTCGAACGCGACGCCATCGAGGCGCGCAATGGCCGCGTCCTCGATCTCTCGGACATTCCCATCTGGAACCTCGACGAGATGATCGTCGAACGCGTCGCCGGCGAAGTGCGCGTATGGCTTCGTGGTTGGACCGTTCAGCGAACCACCGCTTCTACACGCGTCGATATCTTCACGGGTGATCTGAACACCAATGGATTTCGCGGGTTGTTCGCGCGTCGCTTTTCGAATGGATTTTCACTGCAGTTCATCGGTCAGCAGATGGCCACGCAGTCCGGACGCGTATCGGCGTTCACCACCACGGGAACGGCACAGGGCGCCGGAGACGGCGATGGCAAACTGCTGGACCTTCGCGCCGGATGGGCTCGAGGCCGGTTCACGATCGACGCACAAGGTTCTGCCACGTCGCGAAACCGCGACCCGCAGTCGGCGCGTGAAGGCTTCACGAACCTGCCAGCCTACAAGGGTACCCGCCGAGAAGGCTTTGCCCGTTTCGCGTACGGCGACTCCGCGCGCGGATTGTGGACACACGCCATTGTGGGTGCGTTGCGGACTCGCCTGGAGGGGATAGCGGCGACCGGAACCACGGTGGACTCGTCCGCCAGTCGTGACACCACCGAGGCACGGACGCAGCAGATTCTCGCGGTCGGCTATCGCAGTCGTCTATGGCACGTGTCTGCCGTCGATCGCGTGCGTCCAGTGTCCGGCACGTCATACCATGCGCCGGCACTGCGGGCCGGGGCCGGCACCGAGCGCTACGCGGTGGCGGTATATGGCGAGCAGCGTCCGCTTGATTCACTGACGCAAGTCGACCTGACCGTGCGGGCGCAACCGGTGCCCTGGTTGACTGTGGTGGCCTCGCAATCGCGCCGTACACCCGATCACGACACCGCACGGACGGCACTGACGTCCACGAGACTCGAAGGCGCGGTGCGCCTGCGCGGTCTCTGGCTTGGCGGCGGCATCCTGCGCGACGGAGCGACCCGATACGACTCCCCGGTATTGCTGGGTGCACCGACATCGAACGTACCATCCGTCGCCGCCAATGGATTCGTGGCATCCGGACGTGGTGCGCTCTACAAAGCTCTGTCCATCGACGTACAAGCGGTGCACTGGCAGCAGGCGCAATATTCGCGCCCCCGAACATCGGTGCGCACCGAACTCGCGCTGGTCAGCAACTGGCTGGGTCACTTTCCCAAGGGCCAGTTCACGATCAATACCCGCGTCATTCACGAACTGCGCGGTTCGGTACCGTTCTACTTTGCGTCCGGGTCGGGGTTGACGCCGCGCGTCGCCACCAACTCGCAGGTCGTAACCGGGTTACTGGAAATTCGCATTCAGAGCGCCACCATCTTTTATCGATACCAGAACATCACCGGTCGCGCCTACGAACAGATTCCGGGGATAACCATGCCGCCCATGGTGCAGATGTACGGAGTGCGATGGGAGTTCTGGAATTGA
- a CDS encoding glycerophosphodiester phosphodiesterase encodes MTGIPKIIAHRGAPREALENTLLAFRIALDQEADGIELDVHATKDGVVVVHHDPAVRVLDDGVSRVVPICELTAAEAIGLPLAGGATMPTLDETLAFIGARAVVYIEVKSAGIEGPLIDCLDRHQGSRLAIHAFDHRIPVAVRAKRPDLPIGLLSTSYPLSLAGFLGGARPTSLWQQAHLIDAALVTEAHELGTRVVAWTVNDVVHARALIAMGVDALCTDTPGLLRTALGA; translated from the coding sequence GTGACCGGCATCCCGAAGATCATCGCCCACCGCGGCGCGCCGCGCGAGGCCCTTGAGAATACCCTGTTGGCCTTTCGGATTGCGCTGGATCAGGAAGCCGACGGCATCGAACTGGACGTCCACGCCACCAAGGATGGTGTGGTGGTGGTCCACCACGACCCGGCCGTTCGGGTCCTTGATGACGGAGTTTCGAGGGTCGTCCCGATCTGCGAACTGACGGCCGCTGAAGCGATCGGCCTGCCGCTGGCGGGTGGCGCCACGATGCCCACGCTCGACGAGACGCTGGCCTTCATTGGGGCTCGCGCCGTGGTGTACATCGAAGTGAAATCGGCGGGAATCGAAGGCCCCTTGATCGACTGCCTCGACCGACATCAGGGGAGCCGGTTGGCGATACACGCCTTCGATCACCGAATCCCCGTCGCGGTCCGCGCCAAACGCCCGGACCTGCCAATCGGCCTATTGAGCACCAGCTATCCACTCAGTCTCGCCGGATTCCTGGGAGGAGCCCGTCCGACATCCCTGTGGCAGCAAGCACACCTGATTGACGCGGCGCTTGTCACCGAGGCTCACGAACTGGGAACGCGCGTGGTGGCCTGGACCGTGAATGACGTGGTCCACGCCCGAGCGTTGATTGCCATGGGCGTGGACGCACTATGTACCGATACCCCTGGCCTGCTCCGCACCGCGCTGGGGGCCTGA